In Vibrio bathopelagicus, the following are encoded in one genomic region:
- the ftnA gene encoding non-heme ferritin has product MLSKTMVEQLNDQINLEFFSSNLYLQMSAWCEDKGFEGAAEFLRVHAVEEMEHMQRLFTYVSETGAMPILGAIEAPKHEFDSLGAVFRETYEHEQMITEKINKLAHVAFTSQDYSTFNFLQWYVAEQHEEEKLFKGVLDKLELVGEDGKALFFIDKDLAQLAKDGSSSIMEAPAV; this is encoded by the coding sequence ATGCTGTCTAAAACAATGGTTGAGCAACTCAACGATCAAATTAATCTAGAATTTTTCTCATCCAACCTATACTTACAAATGAGTGCTTGGTGTGAAGACAAAGGATTTGAAGGTGCAGCAGAGTTTCTGCGTGTTCATGCAGTAGAAGAAATGGAACACATGCAGCGTCTTTTCACTTACGTTAGTGAAACAGGTGCAATGCCAATTCTAGGTGCGATTGAAGCGCCAAAACATGAATTCGACAGCCTTGGTGCCGTGTTCCGTGAAACATACGAACATGAGCAAATGATCACTGAAAAAATCAACAAACTGGCTCACGTTGCTTTTACATCACAAGATTACTCAACCTTTAACTTCCTGCAATGGTACGTTGCAGAGCAACACGAAGAAGAGAAGTTGTTTAAAGGTGTATTGGATAAGCTAGAGCTCGTTGGTGAAGACGGTAAAGCACTGTTCTTTATTGATAAAGACCTAGCGCAATTGGCAAAAGATGGTTCATCTTCAATTATGGAAGCTCCTGCAGTTTAG